A stretch of DNA from Nocardioides sp. Arc9.136:
AGGCCGCCGGGGTGCCCACCGTCGTCGCCGCCGTGGAGCGCTCCACCCGCCTGCGCGCCGGGCGGGCGACCGGGTGGCCGGTCGTCTCCTGGCTCTCGGGCCTCAAGCCCGACCCGCTCAAGCGGCTGCACCTCGACCTCGGCTCGGCGGGCAAGGAGCTCACCGGGCAGGCCCGGTCCTCGATGCCGGTGGCCACGCCGGTCCAGCAGGCGCGGGTCGACACCGAGGTGCGCCGGCTGGCCGACGACGTCTCCGACGGCCTCGGCCGGCCGTGGGTGGAGTCCGTCCGCCGTGCGTCGACCGGCCGCCTCGGGGACCTGCACGACCGCCTGGACCTGGCCCTCTCGCAGACCGACCTGGGCGTCGCGAAGATGCCGGTGTGGGCCGGGCTGGTCCGCGTGCTCCAGTGGCTCCTCGTCCTGGCCGCCGCGGCCGGGCTGGTGTGGACGGTGCTCCTCGTCGTCTCGGGCACCCTCGGCGACGACTCCACGCCGAAGCTGGCCGGGATCGCGCTGCCGCTCGTGCTGCTCCTGGGCGGGGTGGCGCTGGGGCTCCTGCTGGCGCTCGTCTGCCGGTTCCTCGTCGCCGCGACGGCCCGCCGCCGGGCGGCGGTGGCCGACCGGCGGCTGCGCACGGCCGTGCACGACGTGGCCGAGGAGCTGGTCGTCCGGCCAGTCGAGGCGGAGCTGCAGGCCTACACCGTCGTGCGCAACGGCCTCGTCGCCGCCCTGAAGTAGCGCCGCCGGGCCGCGGTGCCCACCTGCTCTCCACACGGTGCCCTGGGGCCTCGTGCTCCCCAGGGCGGCGTCGACCGGCCCGGCGTGGTCGGCGCCCGCCCGCAGCCTCGTCCGTGTGACCGAGGAGGGCCGAGACGCGGCCCGCCCGGTGCGAGACGAGGAGAGACATCGTGAGCAACGAGACGACCGTGACGCTGCAGGGATGGGTCGGCGGGGACGTGGCCCTCCGCCAGGCCGGCGACGCCCAGGTGGCCAGCTTCCGCGTGGGCGCGACCCCGCGCCGGTTCTCCCGCAGGACGGGGGAGTGGGGCGACGGCGAGACGCAGTGGTACACCGTCAACGCCTGGCGGGCGCTGGGGGAGAACGTGGCCGCGTCGGTGCGCCGCGGTGACCCGGTCGTCGTGCACGGCCGCCTCAACGTCAGCACCTGGGTCAGCACGGCGGGCGTGGAGGTCACCTCCTTCGAGGTCGAGGCGACCTTCGTGGGCCACGACCTGGCCCGCGGCACCAGCGCCTTCACCAGGACACAGCGTCCCCAGAGGCCCGAGGGGCAGGGACCCGCGCCCGCGGTCTCGACCGAGGGCGCCGCTGCGGAGGGTGCCACGCCGACGGCCGAGACGGTGGCCGCCTGAGCGCCGGGACGCGGGGCGGCCTCCGGCGGGGCCGCCCCGTTCACCCCGGACGGGCGTTCGGCGGCGATCCCAACTACGCTCGCTGACCATGGCGGAATATGTCTTCACCCTGCGCAACGTGCGCAAGGCCCACGGCGACAAGGTCGTCCTCGACAACGTGACCCTCTCGTTCCTGCACGGGGCGAAGATCGGCGTGGTCGGGCCCAACGGCGCGGGCAAGTCCTCACTGCTCAAGATCATGGCCGGGCTCGACCAGCCCAACAACGGCGACGCGATCCTCGACCCCGAGGCGACGGTGGGCATGCTCCAGCAGGAGCCGCCGCTGACCGAGGGGAAGACGGTCCTGGAGAACGTCCAGGAGGCCGTCGGCGACATCAAGGCCAAGCTGGACCGCTACAACGCGATCAGCGAGGAGATGGCGAACCCCGACGCCGACTTCGACACGCTGCTGGCCGAGATGGGCGACCTCCAGACCGACCTCGACCACGCCAACGCGTGGGACCTCGACTCGCGCCTGGACCAGGCGATGGACGCGCTGCGCTGCCCGCCGGCCGACGCGCTCGTGGACCACCTCTCCGGTGGTGAGCGCCGCCGCGTGGCGCTGTGCAAGCTGCTGCTCCAGCAGCCCGACCTCCTCCTCCTCGACGAGCCCACCAACCACCTCGACGCCGAGTCGGTGCAGTGGCTCGAGGGTCACCTGAAGAGCTACCCCGGCGCCGTCCTGGCGGTGACCCACGACCGGTACTTCCTCGACAACGTCGCGGAGTGGATCGCCGAGGTCGACCGCGGCTCGATCCACGGCTACGAGGGCAACTACTCCACCTACCTGGAGACCAAGAAGGACCGCCTCAAGATCGAGGGCCAGAAGGACGCCAAGCGCGCGAAGATGCTGGAGAAGGAGCTGGAGTGGGTCCGCTCCAACCCCAAGGCCCGGCAGGCGAAGAGCAAGTCGCGCCTGGCCCGCTACGAGGAGATGGCGGCCGAGGCCGACCGGATGCGGAAGATCGACACCTCCGAGATCAACATCCCGGCCGGACCGCGGCTCGGTGACGTGGTGCTCGAGGCCAAGGGGCTCACCAAGGGCTTCGAGGGCCGCACG
This window harbors:
- a CDS encoding single-stranded DNA-binding protein, with protein sequence MSNETTVTLQGWVGGDVALRQAGDAQVASFRVGATPRRFSRRTGEWGDGETQWYTVNAWRALGENVAASVRRGDPVVVHGRLNVSTWVSTAGVEVTSFEVEATFVGHDLARGTSAFTRTQRPQRPEGQGPAPAVSTEGAAAEGATPTAETVAA
- the ettA gene encoding energy-dependent translational throttle protein EttA, producing MAEYVFTLRNVRKAHGDKVVLDNVTLSFLHGAKIGVVGPNGAGKSSLLKIMAGLDQPNNGDAILDPEATVGMLQQEPPLTEGKTVLENVQEAVGDIKAKLDRYNAISEEMANPDADFDTLLAEMGDLQTDLDHANAWDLDSRLDQAMDALRCPPADALVDHLSGGERRRVALCKLLLQQPDLLLLDEPTNHLDAESVQWLEGHLKSYPGAVLAVTHDRYFLDNVAEWIAEVDRGSIHGYEGNYSTYLETKKDRLKIEGQKDAKRAKMLEKELEWVRSNPKARQAKSKSRLARYEEMAAEADRMRKIDTSEINIPAGPRLGDVVLEAKGLTKGFEGRTLINDLSFSLPRAGIVGVIGPNGVGKTTLFRMITGNEEPDGGELNVGQTVKISYVDQSRGGLDPQKNVWEVVSDGLDFIKVANFEMNSRAYVASFGFKGPDQQKKSGVLSGGERNRLNLALTLKMGGNLLLLDEPTNDLDVETLSSLEDALLDFPGCAVVTSHDRWFLDRVATHILAWEGDNEDQAKWFWFEGNFAAYEENKVERLGVEAARPHRVTHRRLTRD